The following is a genomic window from Dioscorea cayenensis subsp. rotundata cultivar TDr96_F1 chromosome 10, TDr96_F1_v2_PseudoChromosome.rev07_lg8_w22 25.fasta, whole genome shotgun sequence.
TTTCTTCTATTAAGTGTCTATAAATTCCGGTTGGTAAATAGACTTTTTATTCCAATTGTACTCGGTAACCGAACTCTAATTGACCTTTTCATCATTGTGAACTTTCAGGTGATAAACCTCATCTTTTGACCGTGATTGCATTGCCACAGttgggttttatttttgtttttttggaaagcCTCTGTCTTTTGCTTTTGTAACACTCTCATATCTAGTGAGTGTACTTAAGGAGACATGATTCATTGCTATGTCAGCTGGCTAATTATGGATTCAAGGAATACATATTTACAAAAGGATTACATTATTCATCTACTAATCAGACATCAGATAGCAGTAACTGTGTGTGGGTGTGTTTGAAattaaatggattttttttgcAGGAAATTTATCTTGGTTTGATAAATGTGGACCCTTAATATTAgctgacattttttttttttaataatattaatattacttttCCCTCGTGTATTTTGGCATCCTTGATTTACATAATAAGTTTGGTGGTTGGAAATTCTTTTTCCTAAAGTAAGAAATATTCTctatttgaataatttattcGCCATTTATAATCCCAAAGTTTCCAAAATCACTCATCATTGTTCTCATGTTGATATGATGAATTGGTCATAATGAGAAGTGTTATGGTTATAGTGCCTGAAGTTTAAGACGGACCAGGCCCAAGATGTAAAGAAGATGGAGAAACTGAATAACATCTTTTTCACTCTGATGGCTCGAGGCCCTGATGGTAAAACTCAGTTTTCGTAATTTTCTTATAGATATTGATCACTTCCTTCATTTCGAATGGTTTACGTTCCCTTGGTATTTTGATCAAGTCATTGGCCATTATTGTTGATTAATACTGAGATTATGTTTACCTTTTGCACAGCTGATATATCCGAAGTATCAGGCAAGGAACAAGCGGAGCAGTTAGCTTCCAAGAAAGGCAGAGGCCGGAGGCAGTGAAAGGCTTTAACTAATCCCATCTGACCGGCACcgttttgatttcatttaaatTCACAGACGAAATGGATTTTTAATTTACTTCTCATTGTTGCTGACGAGGTTCGACCAAAATTTGAGGCTTTTAGCATTGAACTTTTGTGATCATTtgattaatagtttttttttccaatagaAGTGAAACTGCTTTACAGTTGAGGATATGTGAACAAATGCAATGTGGTGTGTGCTCAACTCTTCACAATTTCAAGTTGTTTTTGATTTGAATGTCACATAGGCATCATTTCATGGAGCATTAGATGGCTACTTGCTTTTGTAAACAATTAGTTATGCCTGTCTTGGTAAATTACTTCTTA
Proteins encoded in this region:
- the LOC120270464 gene encoding signal recognition particle 9 kDa protein; the encoded protein is MVYIASWEEFVERSIQLFRADPQSSRYVMKYRHCDGKLVLKVTDNRECLKFKTDQAQDVKKMEKLNNIFFTLMARGPDADISEVSGKEQAEQLASKKGRGRRQ